In one Brassica oleracea var. oleracea cultivar TO1000 chromosome C9, BOL, whole genome shotgun sequence genomic region, the following are encoded:
- the LOC106317985 gene encoding protein STRICTOSIDINE SYNTHASE-LIKE 3, translating to MALFISPPTSALLFLTLSLALYCSIDPFKHCAISDFPNFVAHEVVSPRPDQVPWERDSQNSLQGSKILFQNQVQGPESVAFDPLGRGPYTGVADGRVLFWNGVNWTDFAYTSSNRTEICDPKPSALSYLRNEHICGRPLGLRFDKRTGDLYIADAYMGLLKVGPEGGLATPLVTEAEGVPLGFTNDLDIDDDGTVYFTDSSVNYQRRNFLQLVFSGDNTGRVLKYDPIAKKAVVLVSDVQFPNGVSISKDGSFFVFCEGDIGSLRRYWLKGEKAGTSDVFAMLPGHPDNVRTNKDGEFWVALHCRRNYYSYIMARNPKLRMFILRLPITARIHYMFQIGMKPHGLVVKYSPEGKLVKVLEDSEGKVVRSVSEVEEKDGKLWLGSVLMNFVAVYDL from the exons ATGGCCTTGTTCATCTCTCCTCCAACCTCAGCTCTTCTCTTCCTCACCCTCTCCCTCGCCCTCTACTGCAGCATCGACCCCTTCAAACACTGCGCCATCTCCGACTTCCCAAACTTCGTAGCTCACGAGGTTGTCTCTCCACGTCCCGATCAAGTTCCGTGGGAGAGAGACTCACAGAACTCTCTCCAGGGGTCCAAGATTCTGTTCCAGAACCAAGTCCAGGGTCCCGAGAGCGTCGCCTTTGATCCTCTAGGACGTGGTCCCTACACCGGCGTTGCTGACGGTAGGGTGTTGTTCTGGAATGGCGTGAACTGGACTGACTTCGCTTACACGTCAAGCAATCG AACGGAGATTTGTGATCCGAAGCCTTCTGCTCTGAGTTACTTGAGGAATGAGCATATATGTGGGCGCCCTTTGGGTCTCCGTTTCGATAAGAGAACCGGGGATTTGTACATAGCCGACGCTTATATGGGACTTTTGAAAGTAGGCCCTGAAGGTGGCTTAGCAACGCCGCTTGTAACTGAGGCTGAAGGTGTGCCGTTGGGGTTTACTAACGACCTCGACATTGATGATGATGGCACTGTTTACTTTACTGATAGCAGCGTTAATTATCAAAGAAG GAACTTTTTGCAGCTCGTCTTCTCTGGAGACAATACTGGGAGAGTTCTCAAGTATGATCCAATAGCTAAGAAAGCTGTTGTTCTAGTCTCAGATGTTCAGTTTCCGAATGGCGTGTCTATCAGCAAGGACGGTTCTTTCTTTGTTTTCTGCGAGGGTGATATTGGAAG CCTGCGAAGATACTGGTTGAAAGGCGAGAAAGCTGGAACGTCAGATGTGTTTGCAATGTTACCAGGGCATCCTGATAACGTAAGGACAAACAAAGACGGTGAATTTTGGGTGGCGCTTCACTGCAGGCGCAACTACTACTCTTACATAATGGCAAGAAACCCAAAGCTAAGGATGTTCATACTGAGACTCCCAATCACTGCAAGAATACACTACATGTTCCAGATCGGGATGAAGCCGCACGGGTTGGTGGTGAAGTATAGCCCTGAAGGGAAGCTTGTGAAGGTATTAGAAGATAGTGAAGGGAAAGTTGTGAGATCAGTGAGTGAAGTAGAAGAAAAAGATGGGAAGCTTTGGTTGGGGAGTGTGTTGATGAATTTTGTTGCCGTCTATGATCTTTGA
- the LOC106317984 gene encoding ubiquitin carboxyl-terminal hydrolase 8 — MSVASPKESPDSSQRIDSFNGEQSVYFVPLRWWKDAQESTTSESVDKREVLYTATTGSSYGGPMKLINNIFNSDILFDLRREGDGLLNGEAGEASVSGRDFALVSSDMWLQALKWHHDNKNNEKGVKSFSAGGVDRGDVYPVQLRLSVLQETNSLAVKICKKDNSVECFRRACKIFSLDSEQLRIWDISGQTTLFFENDVNSSKDCQQQTDQEMLLELQIYGLSDSIKLKESKKEDGSTQQTNGITNGINGSTIFRFGRSNSLSFLGKAGEAGTLGLTGLQNLGNTCFMNSSLQCLAHTPKLVDFFLGEYSREINLENPLGMKGEIALAFGDLLRSLWAPGASTVAPRTFKAKLARFAPQFTGFNQHDSQELLAFLLDGLHEDLNRVKNKPYVEAKDGDGRPDEEVADEYWRNHVARNDSIIVDVCQGQYKSTLVCPICKKVSVMFDPFMYLSLPLPCTSMRTMDLTVMSADGGSLPVSLTVNVPKFGKFEDLQKALVIACSLPDDETLLVTEVYNNQILRFLDEPTDSLTLIRDGDKLVVYRLKKDADNSPLIVFMHQKLEEQVILGKSSPTWKAFGIPLVSRLSDIENGFDVENMYLKLLSSFKMPTELFTGKLENPIEEEAIDKEVTDGTTSVEESNSTSVKESTESLPDPDPVLRLYLTDDRGSSIESEILKEKPVNIKSKRLNVLARWPVKELDVYDTCLLSSLPEVSKFGTKRPQETVSLYKCLEAFLKEEPLGPDDMWYCPGCKEHRQAIKKLDLWRLPEILVIHLKRFSYSRFMKNKLEAYVDFPIDGLDLSSYISYTNGQTTYRYMLYAISNHYGSMGGGHYTAYVHHGGDRWYDFDDSQVNKISQEKIKTSAAYVLFYKRLVEDK; from the exons ATGAGCGTGGCATCCCCCAAGGAATCTCCCGATTCATCTCAGCGGATCGATTCGTTCAACGGCGAGCAGAGCGTCTACTTCGTCCCCTTGAG GTGGTGGAAAGATGCTCAAGAGTCAACGACTTCTGAATCGGTTGACAAAAGAGAGGTCTTGTATACAGCAACAACTGGGTCGTCTTATGGAGGCCCGATGAAGTTGATAAATAACATCTTTAACTCTGATATTTTGTTCGATCTGAGGCGAGAAGGAGATGGGTTACTGAATGGTGAAGCGGGAGAAGCAAGCGTCTCAGGCAGGGACTTTGCTTTGGTCTCTAGTGATATGTGGCTGCAGGCACTCAAATG GCACCATGATAATAAAAATAACGAGAAAGGCGTAAAAAGTTTCTCGGCTGGAGGAGTTGACCGAGGTGATGTTTATCCGGTACAGCTCAGGCTCTCCGTCTTGCAGGAAACCAATTCATTGGCGGTTAAAATTTGCAAAAAG GACAATTCAGTTGAGTGCTTCAGAAGAGCATGCAAGATATTCAGTTTGGATTCTGAGCAG CTGCGCATTTGGGATATTTCTGGGCAAACAACCTTGTTTTTCGAAAATGATGTGAACAGTTCCAAGGATTGCCAACAACAAACAGATCAAGAA ATGCTCCTAGAGTTGCAGATTTATGGGTTATCAGACTCCATTAAATTGAAGGAATCGAAAAAAGAAGATGGTTCCACTCAGCAAACCAACGGGATCACCAATGGCATTAATGGTAGCACAATTTTTAGATTTGGACGGAGTAATTCTTTGAGCTTTCTGGGAAAAGCTGGAGAAGCCGGAACTCTGGGGTTGACAGGCTTACAGAATCTAGGAAATACTTGTTTCATGAACAGCTCCCTTCAGTGCTTGGCTCACACACCAAAGCTTGTTGACTTCTTTCTTGGAGAGTATAGTAGAGAAATAAATCTCGAGAACCCATTGGGAATGAAA GGTGAGATCGCATTAGCTTTTGGTGATTTGTTAAGGAGTTTGTGGGCTCCAGGTGCATCAACAGTGGCCCCAAGGACATTTAAAGCAAAACTTGCTCGATTTGCTCCTCAATTTACTGGCTTTAATCAGCATGATTCGCAG GAACTTTTAGCTTTCTTGCTGGATGGACTCCACGAAGATTTAAATCGAGTAAAGAACAAGCCTTATGTGGAAGCAAAAGATGGAGATGGCCGTCCAGACGAAGAAGTGGCGGATGAATATTGGCGAAATCATGTGGCTCGCAATGATTCAATAATTGTTGATGTGTGCCAA GGCCAGTACAAGTCAACATTAGTTTGTCCTATTTGCAAAAAGGTTTCTGTTATGTTTGATCCGTTCATGTACCTATCGCTGCCTTTGCCATGCACGTCAATGCGAACAATGGATTTAACAGTCATGAGTGCCGATGGGGGTAGTCTGCCCGTCTCATTGACTGTGAACGTTCCTAAGTTCGGAAAATTTGAAGATCTTCAGAAGGCTCTTGTTATTGCTTGCTCTTTACCAGATGATGAGACTTTACTGGTTACTGAG GTATACAACAATCAGATTCTTCGCTTCCTGGATGAGCCTACTGATTCATTAACCTTGATCAGAGATGGTGACAAACTTGTGGTGTATCGGTTAAAGAAAGATGCAGACAATTCTCCTTTGATTGTATTTATGCATCAGAAGCTGGAAGA GCAGGTTATCCTTGGGAAATCAAGCCCAACTTGGAAGGCATTTGGAATCCCGTTGGTCTCGAGACTTTCTGATATTGAGAATGGATTTGATGTTGAGAACATGTACCTGAAGTTGCTTAGTTCTTTTAAGATGCCTACTGAACTCTTCACAGGGAAACTTGAAAATCCTATTGAAGAAGAAGCCATAGATAAAGAAGTTACCGATGGTACTACTTCAGTTGAGGAATCAAATTCTACTAGTGTGAAGGAATCCACTGAGTCTCTTCCAGATCCAGACCCTGTGTTGAGGCTTTACCTAACCGACGACAGAGGAAGCTCAATAGAATCTGAGATATTGAAAGAGAAGCCTGTAAATATTAAATCCAAGCGGTTGAATGTGCTTGCACGCTGGCCAGTAAAAGAGCTGGACGTTTATGATACTTGTCTTCTGAGCTCCTTACCTGAGGTTTCCAAATTTGGAACTAAGAGACCCCAGGAAACCGTCTCGCTTTACAAGTGCCTTGAAGCATTCTTGAAGGAAGAGCCTCTTGGTCCTGATGACATGTG GTATTGTCCTGGATGCAAGGAACACCGGCAAGCCATAAAGAAGTTGGATCTCTGGAGGTTGCCGGAGATACTGGTCATTCATCTGAAGAGGTTTTCTTATAGCCGGTTTATGAAGAACAAGCTGGAGGCCTATGTGGACTTCCCGATAGATGGTCTTGATCTATCAAGCTACATCTCGTACACAAATGGTCAGACGACTTATCGCTACATGCTCTATGCCATCAGCAATCACTATGGGAGCATGGGAGGTGGTCATTACACTGCATATGTCCAC CATGGAGGTGATAGATGGTACGACTTTGATGATAGCCAGGTGAACAAGATAAGCCAAGAAAAGATCAAGACCTCGGCTGCTTACGTTCTGTTCTATAAACGTTTAGTTGAAGACAAATGA
- the LOC106317986 gene encoding E3 ubiquitin-protein ligase RHF2A-like isoform X2 has translation MEGVGDTTTSSSSSEGNLISAAAFVEGGIQEACDDACSICLEPFCDSDPSTLTSCKHEYHLQCILEWCQRSSQCPMCWQSISLKDPIGQELLEGVVQERNLRFNPSRNATIFRHPTLGDFELQHLPAGVDNAELEERIIQHLAAAAAMGRARHGTRREGHRSSRSSTQGGHPQFMVFSPHPNAPPPPPMLSSPSHRDETDTATNLPHNATIGEGSLHSNMQPPQASSHPHQASPSASDSNSRSPNQFSPSDQDRAGPSELQSFSESLKSRLTSVSTRYKESITKNTRNWKDRFFSRNTSMAELGSEVKREVTAGIATVSRMMERLETRENSSRPDTVSVPSSSGTENHTPAESNNERNNRSEAGDEHSSNERGVKGTCAAGSGSSSS, from the exons ATGGAG GGAGTTGGAGATACGACGACGTCTTCGTCATCGTCTGAAGGGAATCTGATATCGGCAGCAGCGTTTGTGGAAGGGGGAATACAAGAGGCTTGTGATGATGCTTGTAGCATCTGTCTCGAACCCTTCTGCGATAGCGATCCTTCTACT TTGACTAGTTGCAAGCATGAGTATCATCTTCAATGCATCCTTGAGTG GTGTCAAAGGAGTTCACAGTGCCCAATGTGTTGGCAATCTATTAGTCTCAAAGACCCCATTGG TCAGGAATTGCTTGAGGGTGTTGTACAGGAGAGGAATCTCCGCTTCAATCCTTCTAGAAACGCCACCATTTTCCGTCATCCTACTCTCGGCGATTTTGAATTACAACAT CTCCCAGCGGGGGTGGATAATGCAGAGCTTGAAGAACGCATCATTCAGCACTTGGCTGCTGCTGCTGCCATGGGCCGTGCAAGACATGGGACAAGAAGAGAAGGCCACAGAAGCAGCAGGTCATCAACTCAAGGTGGTCATCCACAGTTCATGGTTTTCTCTCCCCATCCTAACGCTCCTCCTCCTCCTCCCATGCTTTCCTCTCCATCTCACAGAGATGAGACTGACACAGCCACAAACCTTCCTCACAATGCTACTATAGGGGAGGGTTCTCTTCACTCAAACATGCAGCCACCACAAGCTTCTTCTCATCCTCACCAGGCTTCTCCCTCGGCATCTGATTCAAACAGCAG GTCTCCTAATCAATTTTCCCCAAGTGATCAAGATAGAGCTGGACCATCCGAACTCCAATCATTTTCTGAATCTTTAAAGTCTCGTCTAACCTCTGTCTCGACAAG ATACAAAGAATCGATAACAAAGAACACGAGGAACTGGAAAGATAGATTTTTCTCTCGCAACACGTCCATGGCAGAACTTGGCTCTGAGGTTAAAAGAGAGGTCACTGCTGGAATCGCCACTGTGTCCCGCATGATGGAACGTCTAGAAACGAGAGAAAACAGTAGTAGACCTGACACTGTATCTGTACCATCATCAAGTGGCACAGAAAATCACACTCCTGCTGAATCAAACAATGAGCGTAATAATAGATCAGAAGCGGGTGATGAACATTCTTCGAATGAAAGAGGTGTGAAAGGAACATGTGCGGCTGGTTCTGGTTCTAGTTCTAGCTAA
- the LOC106319247 gene encoding chaperone protein dnaJ 3-like: MFRRGPSSKSDNTKFYEILGVPKTASPEDLKKAYKKAAIKNHPDKGGDPEKFKEIAQAYEVLSDPEKREIYDQYGEDALKEGMGGGGGGHDPFDIFSSFFGGGGSPFGGGSSRGRRQRRGEDVVHPLKVSLEDLYLGTTKKLSLSRNTLCSKCNGKGSKSGASSTCSGCQGSGMKVSIRQLGPGMIQQMQHPCHDCKGTGETINDRDRCPQCKGDKVVSEKKVLEVAVEKGMQHSQKITFSGQADEAPDTVTGDIVFVIQQKEHPKFKRKGDDLFVEHTLSLTEALCGFQFVLTHLDKRQLLIKSSPGEVVKPDSYRAITDEGMPMHQRPFMKGKLYIHFTVDFPDSLSPDQTKAIEAVLPKPKADLSDMEIDECEETTLHDVNIEDEMRRKAQAQREAYDDDDDDEEGPGGAQRVQCAQQ, encoded by the exons ATGTTCAGAAGAGGACCTTCGAGTAAGAGCGACAACACCAAGTTCTACGAGATCCTCGGCGTCCCCAAGACCGCATCACCCGAAGATCTCAAAAAGGCTTACAAGAAAGCCGCCATAAAAAACCATCCCGACAAAGGTGGAGATCCCGAAAAG TTCAAAGAGATAGCTCAGGCTTATGAAGTCTTAAGTGATCCGGAGAAGCGTGAGATCTACGATCAGTATGGAGAGGATGCACTCAAGGAGGGAATGGGCGGTGGAGGCGGTGGGCATGATCCGTTTGATATCTTCTCGTCCTTCTTTGGTGGTGGTGGTAGCCCATTTGGAG GTGGCAGCAGCCGTGGAAGGAGGCAGAGGCGTGGTGAAGATGTGGTTCACCCTCTGAAGGTTTCACTAGAAGACCTTTATCTCGGAACAACGAAGAAGCTCTCACTTTCTAGGAATACTTTGTGCTCCAAGTGTAACGG AAAGGGTTCAAAGTCTGGAGCTTCATCAACATGTAGTGGATGTCAAGGATCTGGAATGAAGGTTTCGATCAGACAGCTTGGACCTGGAATGATTCAGCAGATGCAGCATCCTTGTCATGATTGCAAAGGTACAGGAGAGACCATCAATGACCGTGACAGGTGTCCACAGTGCAAAGGGGATAAGGTTGTATCTGAGAAGAAGGTGCTTGAAGTAGCTGTGGAAAAGGGAATGCAGCATAGTCAGAAGATCACATTCAGTGGACAAGCAGATGAAGCG CCTGATACAGTCACTGGTGATATCGTGTTCGTCATTCAGCAGAAGGAGCACCCAAAGTTCAAGAGAAAGGGAGATGATCTCTTTGTGGAGCATACCCTCTCTCTTACAGAAGCCCTCTGTGGGTTCCAGTTTGTCTTGACCCATTTGGACAAAAGGCAGCTCCTCATCAAATCCAGTCCCGGGGAGGTTGTGAAGCCAG ATTCATACAGGGCGATAACCGATGAGGGAATGCCTATGCACCAAAGGCCGTTCATGAAGGGCAAGCTTTACATCCACTTCACGGTCGACTTCCCTGACTCGCTGAGCCCTGACCAGACAAAGGCCATTGAAGCGGTTTTGCCGAAGCCAAAGGCGGATCTGAGCGACATGGAAATAGACGAGTGCGAGGAGACGACGCTGCACGATGTGAACATTGAGGATGAGATGAGAAGGAAGGCTCAAGCTCAAAGAGAGGCTTATGATGATGACGATGATGATGAAGAAGGCCCAGGCGGTGCTCAGCGTGTGCAATGCGCCCAGCAGTGA
- the LOC106317986 gene encoding E3 ubiquitin-protein ligase RHF2A-like isoform X1, with translation MEGVGDTTTSSSSSEGNLISAAAFVEGGIQEACDDACSICLEPFCDSDPSTLTSCKHEYHLQCILEWCQRSSQCPMCWQSISLKDPIGQELLEGVVQERNLRFNPSRNATIFRHPTLGDFELQHLPAGVDNAELEERIIQHLAAAAAMGRARHGTRREGHRSSRSSTQGGHPQFMVFSPHPNAPPPPPMLSSPSHRDETDTATNLPHNATIGEGSLHSNMQPPQASSHPHQASPSASDSNSSIHRSPNQFSPSDQDRAGPSELQSFSESLKSRLTSVSTRYKESITKNTRNWKDRFFSRNTSMAELGSEVKREVTAGIATVSRMMERLETRENSSRPDTVSVPSSSGTENHTPAESNNERNNRSEAGDEHSSNERGVKGTCAAGSGSSSS, from the exons ATGGAG GGAGTTGGAGATACGACGACGTCTTCGTCATCGTCTGAAGGGAATCTGATATCGGCAGCAGCGTTTGTGGAAGGGGGAATACAAGAGGCTTGTGATGATGCTTGTAGCATCTGTCTCGAACCCTTCTGCGATAGCGATCCTTCTACT TTGACTAGTTGCAAGCATGAGTATCATCTTCAATGCATCCTTGAGTG GTGTCAAAGGAGTTCACAGTGCCCAATGTGTTGGCAATCTATTAGTCTCAAAGACCCCATTGG TCAGGAATTGCTTGAGGGTGTTGTACAGGAGAGGAATCTCCGCTTCAATCCTTCTAGAAACGCCACCATTTTCCGTCATCCTACTCTCGGCGATTTTGAATTACAACAT CTCCCAGCGGGGGTGGATAATGCAGAGCTTGAAGAACGCATCATTCAGCACTTGGCTGCTGCTGCTGCCATGGGCCGTGCAAGACATGGGACAAGAAGAGAAGGCCACAGAAGCAGCAGGTCATCAACTCAAGGTGGTCATCCACAGTTCATGGTTTTCTCTCCCCATCCTAACGCTCCTCCTCCTCCTCCCATGCTTTCCTCTCCATCTCACAGAGATGAGACTGACACAGCCACAAACCTTCCTCACAATGCTACTATAGGGGAGGGTTCTCTTCACTCAAACATGCAGCCACCACAAGCTTCTTCTCATCCTCACCAGGCTTCTCCCTCGGCATCTGATTCAAACAGCAG CATACACAGGTCTCCTAATCAATTTTCCCCAAGTGATCAAGATAGAGCTGGACCATCCGAACTCCAATCATTTTCTGAATCTTTAAAGTCTCGTCTAACCTCTGTCTCGACAAG ATACAAAGAATCGATAACAAAGAACACGAGGAACTGGAAAGATAGATTTTTCTCTCGCAACACGTCCATGGCAGAACTTGGCTCTGAGGTTAAAAGAGAGGTCACTGCTGGAATCGCCACTGTGTCCCGCATGATGGAACGTCTAGAAACGAGAGAAAACAGTAGTAGACCTGACACTGTATCTGTACCATCATCAAGTGGCACAGAAAATCACACTCCTGCTGAATCAAACAATGAGCGTAATAATAGATCAGAAGCGGGTGATGAACATTCTTCGAATGAAAGAGGTGTGAAAGGAACATGTGCGGCTGGTTCTGGTTCTAGTTCTAGCTAA